From a single Oreochromis niloticus isolate F11D_XX linkage group LG3, O_niloticus_UMD_NMBU, whole genome shotgun sequence genomic region:
- the LOC102079609 gene encoding zinc finger and SCAN domain-containing protein 31 isoform X3 — MSSYQYLREFIKERITAVCEEIFSEVQKNIVQYEEINRQHRLLDISRKPDRNSHITDLPQQHDCEEEESLDEEQVCNQERNSSLDQEDPEPPQIKEEQEELCSSQEGEQLGLKQEAEDIIVWTDEEQLRRLEMVWKPEIQSHRIDLHQQSVREEEVVTREKQVCNKERNSSLDQEDPEPPQIKEEQEELCSSQEGEQLVLKQESDYSEPEPNSEQFISHISPEAESRDHDESQRVDSGSARKAELKKNRYGRKRSRSQRVNNTSVSESQSKPQNRHKHLICDICGKLFQRKSKLIRHRRIHTGERPHSCNTCGKRFIQKSHLSTHVKIHTDEKPHLCRTCGKRFKLTSALQRHVKIHTGEKPYSCSSCGKRYRRLEYVKTHMKIHAV, encoded by the exons ATGAGTTCGTATCAGTATCTGAGAGAGTTCATCAAGGAGAGAATAACTGCTGTTTGTGAAGAAATCTTCTCAGAGGTTCAAAAAAACATCGTCCAGTATGAGGAGATCAACCGTCAGCACAGACTGCTGGATATCAGCCGGAAACCCGACAGAAACTCACACATCACAG ACCTCCCACAACAGCATgactgtgaggaagaggagagtcTGGATGAGGAGCAGGTCTGTAACCAGGAGAGGAACTCCAGTCTGGACCAGGAGGACCCAGAGCctccacagattaaagaggaacaggaggagctctgcagcagtcaggagggagagcagcttgGACTGAAGCAGGAAGCTGAAGACATTATTGTCTGGACTGATGAAGAGCAGCTCAGGCGGCTGGAGATGGTCTGGAAACCTGAGATACAGTCACACAGAATAG ACCTTCACCAGCAGAGTGTCCGTGAAGAGGAGGTGGTCACCAGAGAGAAGCAGGTCTGTAATAAGGAAAGGAACTCCAGTCTGGACCAGGAGGACCCAGAGCCGccacagattaaagaggaacaggaggaactctgcagcagtcaggagggagagcagcttgTACTGAAGCAGGAAAGTGACTACAGTGAACCAGAACCAAACAGTGAGCAGTTCATTTCTCACATCTCTCCTGAAGCAGAGAGCCGAGATCATGACGAAAGCCAGCGTGTGGACTCAGGATCAGCTAGAAAGGCAGAGCTGAAAAAGAATAGATATGGCAGAAAGAGAAGTCGCAGTCAGAGAGTAAACAACACTTCTGTGTCAGAGAGTCAGAGTAAACCTCAGAACAGGCATAAGCATCTGATATGTGACATATGTGGAAAGCTTTTTCAAAGGAAATCCAAATTGATTAGACATCggagaattcacacaggtgagagaccacattcctgtaacacctgtgggaaaagattcaTTCAGAAATCACATTTGAGTACTCATGTAAAAATTCACACAGATGAGAAGCCACATCTTTGCAGGACCTGTGGAAAAAGATTCAAACTAACCTCTGCATTGCAACGTCATGTAaaaattcacacaggtgagaaaccgtATTCCTGTAGCAGCTGTGGGAAAAGATATAGGCGGCTTGAATATGTAAAGACTCACATGAAAATTCATGCTGTTTAA